Part of the Eubacterium sp. 1001713B170207_170306_E7 genome, CCGGCATGTCAGCAGCGGATCATCCGCCATGATGGTTCCGATTCCAGTCATAATAGCGGTGTAGCGTTTGCGGTCCTGGTGAACCCTCTCTCTTGCCGTCTCCCCTGTAATCCACTTCGATTTTCCCGATACTGTGGCGATCTTCCCGTCCATGGTCATCGCGTATTTCAAAATGACATAGGGCGTGCGTGTTCTGATAAAATGAAAGAACGCCGCATTCAGCGCATCACATTCCTGACGCAAAACATCAGTTGCGACCTCCACACCATGCTGCCTGAGCATCTCAATGCTTTTTTCTGCCACCAGTGGATTGGGGTCGTGAGCGCCGACAACCACACGTTTTATACCGCTTTTCAAAATCGCCTCAGTACAGGGGGGCGTCTTGCCAAAATGGCAGCACGGTGTAAGGGTCACATAAAGGGTGGCGCCCTCTAAGTTACCAGAACAGTCGTCAATGGCATTTTGCTCTGCATGGGGCCCGCCATAGCGCTCGTGCGCTCCTCTTCCAATGACATGATCGTTTTTTACAAGGACGGCCCCTACCATAGGATTGGGATTAACAAAGCCGCAGCCCTTCCATGCCTGCTCAAGAGCCAGTCGCATATAATGCTGATCGGTCAAATTCAACACCTCCTGAAAAAGAAAAATACCTTGAATAAAATCATTCAAGGCATCTAAAAAAACAGTTTCCTGTATCCAGATTATTTTAAGAAATAGAAAAGCTCTGAAATGATAAAATCATTCCAGAGCAAACTAAACATAACCATCGTTTATCTTCTTTCATCCAGACTGTACTGTCGGCTTCGGAGTTTCACCGAATCATGCCTTGCGGCTCGTGGGCTGTACCACCGGTAGGGAATTGCACCCTGCCCTGAAGATGTTTATTCAATTGTGTTGTAGTATAGCACGGTTTATTTTAACTGTCAATAGCTTGACTGGCTCTCCATTAATTTTTCTGCGCCGTTTAATGTGTCAAAAATTCCTGTTCAGTCAGAATAGCGCCGGTTGGACAGGTTTCCACACACACACCGCAGTCCACACATTCATCTGCGTCAATGCTATACCGGCGATCTGTTTCAGATATGGCCGAAACCGGACACTCTGATACACAGCCGCCGCAGGCTATACATTCACTTGAAATAATATACGCCATATTTTCCTCCTGGGCCTGGCCCCTGTCCTTAAAACACTCTGGAATCTGTACTTAATCCTATAAGTAACCTTTTAGCCGATCAATGGCTTCCTCTTTCGTTGCCACGAAAAAGAAATCCCTGCCGTGGTTACTTTCATAAATAAAATCTTTTAAGGGCTTACTGGTATACTTTGAATAATCACCAAATATGGCTGCTTTGATCCGGTAATTAATGAACTTCTGAAGAATCTCGCCGGCAATTCCTGTGCTCAATCTAAAGAATTCTTCCGAAACAGCCGCCTTATCAATGGCGATTCTGTCCGCACCGGTTTCATATTGTACGGTCATAATTAAATCCAATGCAGACCCTGTATCTACAATTATTTTCGCTTCACTGGAAACAACTGCAATGTTCGCTTCGTCTGTCATAATCTTTTCAATTTTCATAAATGTCCTCCTAAACTAAATTTGCAGTACAAATTCCAGCTAGCTAGAGAGTATACTATGATTTTCTGTTTTTGTCAAATGCAGATTTCTACCAGGCCTCAGCCAAGACATTCGATATAGTAAAACCTCAGCCGCGATTTCAGGCAAAGCTTACTGCTCAGCTGTCTAAGCAAATTATTTCCAAAGTTGATTACGGCCTGCCTTTCGACTTCGCTGCAGCCTGTGTTTGAAAACCGGGCTTTTTGCGCTGAGAGCAGAACTTCCAAAAGCCCGGAGGCGTCGGCCTGTGGAAGCTTTTGTCTGACAGCGTCCGTATAATCCTCCGGCGAATCCAGATTATTGATATCAGGGCATCCCGCAAACCGAAGCATTGCCAGAATCCAACGGCTTGCCTCGAGCACTGCGCTGTCAATATCCTCCTGATGTGTAAGTCTTTGCCTCCGGCTGCAGATCAGCTTTCTCCTGAGCAGGCAAACTGCGAACAGAATTCCCGCAAAGAGACCAGCCACCCCAAAAGCGGCAAGCGCTTTACGCCCAATAGCAGTATCAGCTTCAGGTATTTTAACCTCTGGTGCCTCGGCTTCCAGGACAGGCTCTGGCAGCGCGGAGGGTACAGGCCATTCCTCATGTGTGGAAGGCTGCGTAGTGGATGAGGAGGAACGATTGAAGCGGTCATTTTCTGTGCCAAGGCCCTCAGCGGTGCTGAAACTAGGTGTCATCTCAACCGGAAACCATTCCATCTGTACTGGGTTAAAAACTTCCACCCAGGCGTGTGCGCGGCTATCCGCAATGGAAATATATCCCTCGCTGTCGCGGTCTTTTTTATAGTCAGACTCTGTTATCACATAGCCCTCTGCGTAGCGGGCCGGTATTCCCATCGCTCGCAGCAGAACAGTGGCGGTTGTCGCAAAATGAACACAATATCCCTCTCTGCTTTCATTTAGAAAATAGGACGCAAAGTCTTTGTCCTCAGGTATCTTCTCAGGACGGTTGGTATAATCGCAACGTTCGTCTAACAGACTGGCGACCCGATGACAGGTCTGGTTTAAATCAAGACCGAGGCCTGTATTGTCATCTAAAAACACAGGGTCAAGGCCATACTGAGCACACAGGGCTTCAGCAGACTGCTTTGTCTCCTCCGGCAGTGTTGTATAGGTATTATAAACATACCTTCGATAGGTCTGCTGCATTTGCCGGAAATCACTGTACGGAAGGCCGTCACTGCCCGTTCGCGCCCGATAGGTCTCTGAGGCCGCTCCTGCCTGTGACGGCGTTAAATACAGCTGTTCTAAGTCCATATCCTCTTCGCCGTCACTTCCGAATTTAATATCAGGGGGATCCTCTGCTACTGTAAAGGCACGGACCGTATACCCGTTTGCGTCATTAAAGGGACCAGCAGCACCATAAACGTCCTGAACAAAGTGGGCATTTCCAAGTTCGCTCACATCTGTAATCAATCCATTTGGCAGAAAAAGGGCACTCCTGTCAGAAGAAAGATTTTTGACGGACAGCTCGTAGGCTGTATTTCTCTGTTTCCCAAGCGAACTGGCAGACATACTCGCCATAAACAGGTGGTCCTCAGCATAATAGTTCTGAGGATTCAGCGATACCGGATACTCCATTGCCTGTTCATAATCTTCTTCTGCAGGTATCACCCAGGACTCCCCGTTATATACAGAGCCTGCGTAGCCTCTCAGATACAGCGGACTTTCATTTGTTGTTTTTACCTTAAGTACGGTCTTTCCCGTAAAGCGCAGACTGCCCAGATTATTTAAGCTGCCCATTCGCAGCCCGCCTCCCAGCGAGCCGCCAAAAACAAAATGATCCACACGGCTGCGAAGCCTGTCAATACTCTCAGGACGACTGTAATCCTGCTGTGGCAATATAAAAGAGGAAAATACCAGGGATAGCAAAACCACCGGCAGCATCATCCATACCGCCATGCGCTGCGCCCGGGAAAGAATAATCGTATCCTTCTTCCTGCTTTTTCTTCTGATTTTTAGAAACGGGCTTATCCCGGTATTCATACAGAATACATAAAGCATCACATAGGACGCTATCAAACAACCCAACGCCGGCAATGGCGGCACAATCATAAAGATCATAGGCACCACGGCAAAGGGAAGGGTTAAAAGCAGCAGACCCATCAGGCTGGGGCGGCGTATAACTGAATAGCCTGAAATGGCCGCCACAAAGAAAAGGACAAACAGAACCGCCTGAGTATCCAGCTGCAGTTGAACACTCGCTTCGAGTCCAGTTTCTGGAATGTGGATAAAGGACCAGGTGGAATGCGCATCAAACTGGAGCAACAGCTGTCTGAAAAGGTTGAGAGCGCCCCACTCCAGCTCATTGACGTGGTAAAAAGTCCAAACAGCCCCTGCCGCCATTGCCGCTGTCAGGGCCATCCACCATTTCTTCGTAGAATAGATTAAAAGGAATACCAGTCCATACAGCACTAAAACCATATTGAGCACGCCCGTACGCACAGGAAGCTCAAAGCTCCACAGAAATGAATACAAAGAGCCGAACAAGGCAAGCAAGAGGATCATGCCCTGCAGATAGAGGCCAGAGATTAGTTTAAGCTGCTGCTTCATCTTATTCGCGCCTCCCTTCTTTTTCACCGATATTGTCCTCCAGTGTGAAAACCGCACAGCCGGAAGCGCGCAAAGCTTTGACGAGCTCTGGATTGGGCCC contains:
- the ribD gene encoding bifunctional diaminohydroxyphosphoribosylaminopyrimidine deaminase/5-amino-6-(5-phosphoribosylamino)uracil reductase RibD, encoding MTDQHYMRLALEQAWKGCGFVNPNPMVGAVLVKNDHVIGRGAHERYGGPHAEQNAIDDCSGNLEGATLYVTLTPCCHFGKTPPCTEAILKSGIKRVVVGAHDPNPLVAEKSIEMLRQHGVEVATDVLRQECDALNAAFFHFIRTRTPYVILKYAMTMDGKIATVSGKSKWITGETARERVHQDRKRYTAIMTGIGTIMADDPLLTCRIPEGRDPVRIVCDTTLRIPLTARVVKTAHRTRTIIATSSDEKKRSRLCEAGCEILMVPAENNRLDLKALMKQLGEMNIDSVLQEGGPRLNSAALESGIVNKVQAYIAPKLFGGQHAQTPVGGNGVDLPRKAWHLSAPVITQLGQDILLESEVLPCLQES
- a CDS encoding 4Fe-4S binding protein, encoding MAYIISSECIACGGCVSECPVSAISETDRRYSIDADECVDCGVCVETCPTGAILTEQEFLTH
- a CDS encoding DUF4180 domain-containing protein → MKIEKIMTDEANIAVVSSEAKIIVDTGSALDLIMTVQYETGADRIAIDKAAVSEEFFRLSTGIAGEILQKFINYRIKAAIFGDYSKYTSKPLKDFIYESNHGRDFFFVATKEEAIDRLKGYL
- a CDS encoding transglutaminase-like domain-containing protein is translated as MKKKGGANKMKQQLKLISGLYLQGMILLLALFGSLYSFLWSFELPVRTGVLNMVLVLYGLVFLLIYSTKKWWMALTAAMAAGAVWTFYHVNELEWGALNLFRQLLLQFDAHSTWSFIHIPETGLEASVQLQLDTQAVLFVLFFVAAISGYSVIRRPSLMGLLLLTLPFAVVPMIFMIVPPLPALGCLIASYVMLYVFCMNTGISPFLKIRRKSRKKDTIILSRAQRMAVWMMLPVVLLSLVFSSFILPQQDYSRPESIDRLRSRVDHFVFGGSLGGGLRMGSLNNLGSLRFTGKTVLKVKTTNESPLYLRGYAGSVYNGESWVIPAEEDYEQAMEYPVSLNPQNYYAEDHLFMASMSASSLGKQRNTAYELSVKNLSSDRSALFLPNGLITDVSELGNAHFVQDVYGAAGPFNDANGYTVRAFTVAEDPPDIKFGSDGEEDMDLEQLYLTPSQAGAASETYRARTGSDGLPYSDFRQMQQTYRRYVYNTYTTLPEETKQSAEALCAQYGLDPVFLDDNTGLGLDLNQTCHRVASLLDERCDYTNRPEKIPEDKDFASYFLNESREGYCVHFATTATVLLRAMGIPARYAEGYVITESDYKKDRDSEGYISIADSRAHAWVEVFNPVQMEWFPVEMTPSFSTAEGLGTENDRFNRSSSSTTQPSTHEEWPVPSALPEPVLEAEAPEVKIPEADTAIGRKALAAFGVAGLFAGILFAVCLLRRKLICSRRQRLTHQEDIDSAVLEASRWILAMLRFAGCPDINNLDSPEDYTDAVRQKLPQADASGLLEVLLSAQKARFSNTGCSEVERQAVINFGNNLLRQLSSKLCLKSRLRFYYIECLG